A single genomic interval of Shewanella psychropiezotolerans harbors:
- the ispF gene encoding 2-C-methyl-D-erythritol 2,4-cyclodiphosphate synthase, whose protein sequence is MNIRIGHGFDVHKFGGDAPLLLGGVHVPYELGLIAHSDGDVVLHAISDAILGSVALGDIGKHFPDTDEEFKGADSRHLLRHCYKLARDKGFELGNLDVTIIAQVPKMAPHIAAIREVLSQDLETNIDNINVKATTTEKLGFTGRKEGIAVEAVVLVTKIAI, encoded by the coding sequence TTTTGATGTACATAAATTTGGTGGTGATGCCCCATTATTGTTAGGCGGTGTGCATGTCCCCTATGAGCTAGGCTTGATTGCACATTCTGATGGCGATGTCGTGCTACACGCCATATCCGATGCTATTTTAGGCTCGGTCGCCTTAGGGGATATCGGCAAGCATTTTCCCGATACCGATGAAGAATTTAAGGGAGCCGACAGTCGTCATCTTTTGCGCCATTGCTACAAGTTGGCAAGGGATAAAGGCTTCGAGCTTGGCAACCTAGATGTCACCATTATCGCTCAAGTACCTAAAATGGCGCCCCACATAGCAGCCATTCGTGAAGTGCTAAGCCAAGACTTAGAGACCAATATAGATAATATCAATGTTAAGGCGACCACGACCGAGAAGCTAGGCTTTACCGGTCGTAAAGAGGGCATTGCCGTCGAAGCCGTCGTATTGGTCACTAAGATAGCCATATAA
- the truD gene encoding tRNA pseudouridine(13) synthase TruD, translating to MIELHYLHGKPASKADLRTQNSDFIVQEILPFSPTGEGEHHLLHIRKEGLNTADVVKILSGFAHVHPKEVTYAGQKDKNAVTEQWFGVRIPGKETPDWASLNCDELTILSSDRHSKKLRIGALAGNRFSLTLRNVTDMQDVLTRLALINETGVPNYFGEQRFGHDGKNLVFGRQMFTGRKVKDRKKRSMYLSAVRSYLFNYVTSMRLTEHGLEKLDGDSVMLAGSRSYFVAEQWDDALLKRLDEKDIQLSAPMWGRGSALPQGNAADFEAKALAEFDTDRDGLEHAGLEQERRPLLLEPQHLSYQQEGDDVIVIKFALPAGSFATSVLREVFDYEDVREREFRQRQLERREQEQGSA from the coding sequence ATGATAGAACTGCATTATTTACACGGTAAACCAGCATCCAAGGCCGATCTTCGTACGCAAAATAGCGATTTCATTGTGCAGGAAATATTGCCTTTTAGCCCGACGGGCGAGGGAGAGCACCACCTTCTGCATATACGTAAAGAGGGGCTAAATACTGCCGATGTGGTTAAGATATTATCTGGTTTTGCCCATGTTCACCCTAAAGAGGTGACCTATGCGGGTCAGAAGGATAAGAATGCGGTCACTGAGCAGTGGTTCGGCGTGCGTATTCCAGGTAAAGAGACTCCGGATTGGGCCAGCTTAAATTGCGATGAACTCACTATCTTGTCTAGTGATCGTCACAGTAAAAAGTTAAGAATAGGTGCCTTGGCCGGTAACCGCTTTAGTTTGACTCTGCGTAACGTGACCGATATGCAAGATGTACTTACTAGATTAGCGCTAATAAACGAGACCGGGGTGCCGAATTATTTCGGTGAGCAAAGATTTGGTCATGACGGCAAAAATTTAGTCTTTGGTCGACAGATGTTTACCGGTCGTAAGGTGAAAGACAGGAAAAAACGCAGCATGTATCTATCTGCCGTTCGCTCCTATCTGTTCAATTACGTTACATCGATGAGGCTGACCGAACACGGCCTCGAGAAACTCGATGGCGACAGTGTGATGTTAGCGGGAAGTAGAAGTTATTTTGTTGCCGAGCAATGGGATGATGCGTTACTTAAGCGTCTGGACGAAAAAGATATTCAGCTGTCGGCACCTATGTGGGGCAGGGGATCGGCATTGCCTCAAGGTAATGCGGCAGATTTCGAGGCTAAGGCGTTAGCCGAGTTTGACACAGATCGTGATGGATTAGAACATGCGGGATTAGAGCAAGAGCGCCGACCTCTGTTACTAGAGCCTCAGCATTTATCATATCAACAAGAGGGAGACGATGTGATAGTCATTAAATTCGCACTTCCTGCAGGCAGCTTCGCAACGTCCGTGCTGCGAGAAGTGTTTGATTATGAAGATGTTAGAGAACGGGAATTTCGTCAACGTCAGTTAGAGCGACGTGAGCAAGAGCAAGGCTCAGCATAG
- the surE gene encoding 5'/3'-nucleotidase SurE, translated as MIKILVSNDDGVTAPGIKALSDALSVSYQVMTVGPDRNCSGASSSLTLTNPLRINTLSNGFVSVSGTPTDSVHLAIRELYSDEPDMVVAGINAGANLGDDTLYSGTVAAAMEGRFLGLPAVAVSLVGSKLAHFDTAAHFACRIIAGLLNKPIAQDQILNINVPDLPIDEIKGIKVTRLGARHRAEGMIKAQDPAGRDIYWLGPPGDEQDASEGTDFHAVNHGYVSVTPLTVDLTAFERITPLQEWIDKI; from the coding sequence ATGATAAAGATCCTAGTAAGTAACGATGATGGTGTCACTGCACCGGGAATTAAGGCGTTATCGGATGCATTATCAGTGTCCTATCAGGTCATGACTGTGGGGCCTGATCGTAACTGCTCAGGAGCGAGTAGTTCATTAACTTTGACGAACCCTTTACGAATTAATACGTTAAGTAATGGTTTTGTCTCTGTAAGTGGCACACCAACCGACAGTGTTCATCTTGCAATACGTGAGTTGTATTCCGATGAGCCCGATATGGTGGTAGCTGGGATTAATGCCGGTGCTAATTTAGGTGATGACACCTTGTATTCCGGTACCGTAGCGGCAGCAATGGAGGGGCGTTTTCTTGGCTTGCCAGCCGTTGCCGTTTCACTGGTGGGCTCTAAATTGGCACATTTCGACACGGCAGCCCATTTTGCTTGTCGAATCATTGCGGGCTTACTGAACAAACCTATTGCTCAGGATCAGATTTTAAATATTAATGTTCCTGATCTACCGATTGATGAGATTAAAGGGATTAAGGTCACTCGATTAGGGGCAAGACATAGAGCCGAAGGTATGATTAAGGCTCAAGATCCAGCGGGAAGAGACATCTATTGGTTGGGGCCCCCGGGAGATGAGCAGGATGCCAGTGAAGGAACGGACTTTCATGCTGTGAATCATGGCTATGTATCAGTGACCCCTTTAACTGTAGACTTGACCGCTTTCGAGAGAATTACACCACTGCAAGAATGGATTGATAAAATATGA
- a CDS encoding protein-L-isoaspartate(D-aspartate) O-methyltransferase — translation MNGVATTSALNLARSLHESGIESEKVLQALANTPRELFLDAALGHKAYENTALPIGQGQTISQPYIVARMTELLLDRNPSKVLEIGTGSGYQSAILAQLVPELCTVERIKSLQIQARQRLKKIDLHNISFKYGDGWKGWPNKGPFDAIMVTAAASSVPQALLTQLVDGGVLVIPVGEESQQLLKVVRKGESFTSEVVEMVRFVPLINGELA, via the coding sequence ATGAATGGTGTTGCGACGACTTCAGCATTAAATTTAGCCAGAAGTTTACATGAGTCCGGTATAGAGAGTGAGAAGGTGTTGCAGGCATTAGCCAATACACCCAGAGAACTCTTTCTGGACGCTGCTTTAGGACATAAAGCTTATGAAAATACTGCTTTACCTATTGGGCAAGGGCAAACAATTTCTCAGCCTTATATCGTTGCAAGAATGACCGAGCTACTTCTGGATCGTAACCCATCTAAGGTGTTGGAAATCGGTACGGGCTCTGGATATCAGTCAGCCATATTGGCTCAACTTGTGCCAGAGCTATGTACTGTCGAGCGGATCAAGAGTCTACAGATCCAGGCTCGCCAAAGATTAAAAAAAATCGATCTTCATAATATATCGTTCAAATATGGTGATGGATGGAAAGGCTGGCCCAATAAAGGCCCATTTGATGCCATCATGGTAACGGCAGCGGCGAGCAGTGTTCCACAAGCGTTATTGACTCAGTTAGTCGATGGCGGGGTACTGGTTATTCCTGTGGGAGAGGAGTCCCAGCAACTGCTGAAAGTCGTACGTAAGGGAGAGAGCTTTACTTCAGAAGTGGTCGAAATGGTTCGCTTTGTCCCTCTTATTAATGGGGAGCTGGCTTAA
- a CDS encoding peptidoglycan DD-metalloendopeptidase family protein — protein sequence MNCKNLLLLALCICFVGCSFQSDRPAPVVNVTTPVMATYNKGSLKSDSYLVKRGDTLYSIAWASNNDFIDLAKKNKLKKPYVIYPGQKLNLSLTSTVTNSQTTKTVPNNPPKVVSTKTKTNKKQTHTPVVTTSKQPEVAKKKPLDPVKESAYSVTTSQQDINKSVHRPTTQLPTKVSKWLWPVRGKLIGRFSANEQGNKGIKIAGNRGEIIKSAADGRVVYAGSALRGYGNLVIIKHSDNFLSAYAHADKILVKEKQFVSMGQTLATMGNTGTDRVMLHFEIRYHGKSVNPLKYLPKQ from the coding sequence ATGAATTGCAAGAATCTACTTCTATTAGCGCTATGCATTTGCTTCGTAGGCTGTAGCTTTCAGTCTGATAGACCCGCTCCAGTGGTGAATGTCACGACTCCCGTCATGGCTACTTATAATAAAGGGTCATTAAAATCCGATTCTTATCTCGTTAAGAGAGGGGATACCCTTTACTCTATTGCTTGGGCATCTAACAATGACTTCATTGATTTAGCTAAGAAAAATAAGCTTAAAAAGCCATATGTTATCTATCCTGGACAGAAGTTAAACCTTAGTTTGACATCTACTGTTACAAATAGCCAAACGACTAAAACAGTGCCGAATAATCCTCCAAAAGTCGTATCAACTAAGACCAAAACGAATAAAAAACAAACACATACTCCTGTAGTGACGACCAGTAAGCAGCCTGAAGTGGCTAAAAAGAAACCACTTGATCCTGTCAAAGAGTCTGCGTATTCTGTAACGACTAGTCAACAAGATATTAACAAATCTGTCCACAGGCCGACGACTCAGCTACCCACTAAAGTAAGCAAGTGGTTATGGCCAGTGAGAGGAAAGTTGATTGGTCGATTCTCTGCCAATGAGCAAGGGAATAAAGGGATTAAGATCGCAGGTAATCGAGGTGAGATAATTAAGTCTGCAGCCGATGGCCGAGTTGTTTATGCTGGCAGTGCCCTTAGAGGGTATGGAAATTTAGTCATCATTAAACATAGTGACAATTTTCTCAGTGCTTATGCACATGCCGATAAGATCTTAGTCAAAGAAAAACAGTTTGTCTCAATGGGGCAAACGCTTGCAACAATGGGTAATACGGGTACCGATCGGGTCATGTTACATTTTGAAATCCGATATCACGGGAAGTCTGTTAACCCACTTAAATATTTACCTAAACAATAA
- the rpoS gene encoding RNA polymerase sigma factor RpoS: protein MGRRTSTAIAEPLVDLSKNESDVKTKKGNKLQEAELEQQVQDDLQKNLDATQLYLGEIGFSPLLSAEEEVYFSRKALKGCGKSRNRMIESNLRLVVKIARRYNNRGLALLDLIEEGNLGLIRAVEKFDPERGFRFSTYATWWIRQTIERAIMNQTRTIRLPIHVVKELNVYLRTARELAHKLDHEPTAEEIAAKLDLPSSDVSRMLKLNERITSVDTPLGGDNDKALLDVLAADDNVGPDYKVQDEDMSKSVVKWLDELNTKQREVLARRFGLLGYEPSTLENVGKEIGLTRERVRQIQVEALKRLKDLLGAQGLSVEAIFKS from the coding sequence ATGGGTCGTAGAACTAGTACCGCAATAGCGGAGCCTTTAGTGGACTTGTCAAAAAACGAGTCTGACGTAAAAACAAAGAAAGGAAATAAGTTACAAGAAGCAGAGCTTGAACAGCAGGTTCAGGATGATCTGCAGAAAAACCTGGACGCAACTCAGTTGTATTTAGGTGAAATTGGTTTTTCCCCTCTACTGAGCGCTGAAGAGGAAGTGTATTTCTCTCGTAAAGCGTTGAAAGGTTGTGGTAAGTCACGTAACCGCATGATTGAAAGTAATCTTAGACTTGTCGTTAAGATAGCTCGTCGCTATAACAACCGTGGACTCGCATTATTAGATCTTATTGAAGAGGGTAATTTAGGCCTGATCCGAGCGGTTGAGAAATTTGATCCTGAAAGAGGATTTAGATTTTCTACCTATGCGACTTGGTGGATTAGACAGACCATAGAACGTGCCATCATGAATCAGACCAGAACGATTCGCCTACCTATACATGTGGTTAAAGAACTCAATGTCTATCTGCGTACTGCAAGAGAATTAGCTCACAAGCTAGATCATGAGCCGACCGCCGAAGAGATAGCGGCTAAACTGGATCTGCCCAGTTCTGATGTCAGTCGTATGTTGAAACTTAATGAAAGGATCACTTCGGTCGACACGCCTTTAGGTGGAGATAATGATAAAGCCTTGCTCGATGTACTTGCCGCCGATGATAATGTGGGCCCAGATTACAAGGTACAAGACGAAGACATGTCAAAGTCCGTGGTTAAATGGCTCGATGAACTCAACACTAAGCAGAGAGAGGTATTAGCGCGCCGTTTTGGCTTGTTGGGGTATGAACCATCTACGCTGGAGAATGTGGGTAAAGAGATAGGTCTCACACGAGAGCGTGTACGCCAAATTCAAGTCGAAGCCCTCAAACGCCTTAAAGACTTACTCGGTGCCCAGGGTTTATCGGTAGAGGCTATCTTTAAGAGTTAG
- the mutS gene encoding DNA mismatch repair protein MutS, with protein MNAIDTQNLEKHTPMMRQYLTLKAENPEMLLFYRMGDFYELFYDDAKRASELLGISLTARGKSGGDPIPMAGLPYHAVEGYLAKLVQLRVSVAICEQIGDPATSKGPVERKVVRLVTPGTLTDEALLQERQDNLLAAVYHGKAGFGYATLDLSSGRFVVSELETREGLEAELQRTNPAELLYSEDFSEMPLIKGFNGKRRRPEWEFDFDTSRKLLLDQFKTKDLRGFGLENARLSLQAAGCLMQYVKDTQRTALPHINSIVLFNQDDSIVLDAATRRNLELTINLQGGRENTLSAILDNTTTPMGSRMLQRWIHEPLRNKQQIESRLSALTELLDSGLFDTLTPHLKALGDIERITARLALRSARPRDFSRLKQALSTLPDIQQLLIGCQSPHLKRLATIIGEFPDELALLDRAIIDNPPMLIRDGGVLRDGYNEELDQWRALSKGATDYLKELEAREKNSTGISTLKVGYNRVHGYYIEVSRRESDLVPLSYQRRQTLKNTERYIIAELKEHEEKVLSSQGKALALEKQLWEQLFDLLLPKLHELQQFAQGAAELDVISNFAERAETLNYRCPTLTDTSGIHIESGRHPVVEQVSQSPFIANPVTLNSTRKMLIVTGPNMGGKSTYMRQVALITLMAHIGSYVPAQDAIIGPVDRIFTRIGASDDLASGRSTFMVEMTETANILHNATTQSLVLMDEIGRGTSTYDGLSLAWSAAEYLAEKIEAMTLFATHYFELTQLPDLIDNVENVHLDAIEHGDTIVFMHAVQEGAASKSYGLQVAALAGVPARVIAAAKHKLHHLESRDSKGSTQESPQQAMVFPEPQISPVEDALQGINPDDLSPKQALEILYRLKQLA; from the coding sequence ATGAATGCAATCGACACCCAAAACCTAGAAAAACACACACCTATGATGCGTCAATATTTGACGCTCAAGGCCGAAAACCCAGAAATGTTATTATTTTACCGCATGGGTGACTTCTACGAACTCTTCTATGACGATGCAAAGCGAGCATCCGAACTCTTAGGTATTTCGCTCACCGCCCGTGGTAAGAGTGGCGGCGATCCAATTCCCATGGCGGGACTGCCCTATCACGCCGTCGAAGGTTATCTCGCCAAACTTGTTCAGCTTAGGGTCTCTGTCGCTATTTGTGAGCAGATCGGCGATCCAGCTACCTCTAAGGGTCCGGTTGAGCGAAAAGTCGTTCGTCTCGTCACCCCAGGTACCCTGACCGACGAAGCTTTACTGCAAGAGAGACAAGATAACCTACTTGCTGCTGTATACCATGGCAAGGCAGGCTTTGGTTATGCCACCTTAGACTTAAGCTCCGGCCGTTTCGTGGTCAGTGAATTAGAGACAAGAGAAGGATTAGAGGCTGAGCTGCAACGTACTAATCCAGCCGAGCTTCTCTATAGTGAAGACTTCAGCGAGATGCCTCTCATCAAAGGATTCAATGGCAAACGCAGGCGCCCGGAATGGGAATTCGATTTCGATACCTCCCGTAAACTGCTCTTGGATCAATTTAAGACTAAAGATCTGCGCGGATTCGGCCTAGAAAACGCGCGTTTGTCACTGCAAGCGGCTGGATGCCTGATGCAGTACGTCAAAGATACTCAAAGAACCGCACTTCCCCACATCAACTCTATCGTGCTATTCAATCAAGATGACAGTATCGTGCTCGATGCCGCCACGAGAAGAAACTTAGAGCTGACAATCAACTTGCAAGGTGGGCGTGAAAATACCCTATCTGCCATATTAGATAATACAACGACCCCGATGGGCAGTCGTATGTTGCAACGTTGGATCCACGAACCGCTGAGAAATAAACAACAGATAGAATCTCGCTTAAGTGCACTCACCGAGTTGCTCGACAGCGGCCTGTTTGACACTCTGACTCCACATTTAAAAGCACTGGGCGACATAGAACGAATCACGGCCAGACTCGCACTGAGAAGCGCCAGGCCAAGGGATTTTTCTCGACTGAAGCAAGCATTATCTACCTTGCCCGACATTCAGCAGCTACTCATTGGTTGTCAGTCACCACATCTCAAGCGTTTAGCGACTATTATCGGTGAGTTCCCCGATGAGCTCGCGCTCCTCGACAGAGCAATTATAGACAATCCGCCTATGCTGATCCGCGATGGTGGCGTCTTGCGAGATGGCTACAACGAAGAGCTGGATCAATGGCGCGCCTTGAGTAAGGGGGCAACGGATTACCTCAAAGAGTTAGAGGCTCGTGAGAAAAATTCGACCGGTATATCTACCCTTAAAGTCGGCTATAACCGGGTTCATGGTTACTATATCGAAGTCAGCCGTCGGGAATCTGATCTGGTGCCTCTGAGCTACCAACGAAGACAGACCCTGAAGAATACCGAACGTTACATCATTGCCGAATTGAAAGAACATGAAGAGAAGGTACTCTCAAGTCAGGGCAAGGCACTGGCACTCGAAAAGCAGCTCTGGGAGCAGTTATTCGATCTTCTGTTACCGAAACTCCATGAGTTACAGCAATTCGCTCAGGGTGCGGCAGAGCTTGATGTCATCAGTAATTTTGCCGAACGCGCCGAAACGCTAAACTATCGATGCCCGACACTCACCGACACCTCGGGTATACATATAGAATCTGGCCGACATCCCGTGGTCGAGCAAGTCAGTCAAAGCCCTTTCATCGCGAATCCTGTGACCCTGAATTCGACGCGTAAAATGTTGATCGTCACTGGGCCAAATATGGGCGGTAAGTCAACCTATATGAGACAAGTAGCCTTGATCACTCTCATGGCACATATCGGCTCCTATGTACCGGCCCAAGACGCAATTATTGGTCCTGTTGATCGCATTTTTACACGCATAGGCGCATCTGATGATCTCGCTTCCGGTCGCTCAACCTTCATGGTGGAGATGACAGAAACGGCAAATATTCTCCATAATGCCACGACTCAGAGTTTGGTATTGATGGATGAAATAGGTCGTGGAACGTCGACATACGACGGACTCTCCCTAGCTTGGTCGGCAGCGGAATACCTGGCAGAAAAAATTGAGGCGATGACACTATTTGCGACCCACTACTTCGAACTCACCCAACTACCTGATCTCATAGATAATGTAGAAAACGTCCATCTTGATGCGATAGAACATGGAGACACCATAGTCTTCATGCATGCGGTACAAGAAGGCGCCGCAAGTAAAAGCTACGGTTTGCAGGTTGCCGCTCTGGCAGGTGTACCGGCCAGAGTCATTGCCGCAGCCAAGCATAAACTGCATCACTTAGAGAGCCGCGATAGCAAGGGGTCCACTCAGGAGTCACCACAACAGGCTATGGTCTTTCCTGAGCCACAAATATCGCCAGTCGAAGATGCATTGCAAGGTATTAATCCTGATGACCTCAGCCCGAAGCAAGCCTTAGAGATATTGTACAGACTAAAACAGCTAGCTTAG
- the recA gene encoding recombinase RecA, with protein MKIDANKEKALNAVLSQIEKQFGKGSIMKLGENRSMDVETISTGSLSLDVALGAGGLPLGRIVEIYGPESSGKTTLTLEVIAAAQRQGRVCAFIDAEHALDPIYAKKLGVDIDNLLCSQPDTGEQALEICDALTRSGAVDVIVVDSVAALTPKAEIEGEIGDSHMGLAARMMSQAMRKLAGNLKQTNTMLIFINQIRMKIGVMFGNPETTTGGNALKFYASVRLDIRRIGAIKDRDEVIGNETRVKVVKNKIAAPFKQAEFQILYGKGINRTGELVDLGVIHKLVEKAGAWYSYKGNKIGQGRANAGKYLIEHPEIAEEIETALRGMLLASPDAAESATGDENVDLETGEVF; from the coding sequence ATGAAGATTGATGCGAACAAAGAGAAAGCACTGAATGCCGTTTTAAGTCAGATTGAGAAACAGTTCGGTAAAGGCTCTATCATGAAACTGGGCGAGAATCGCTCGATGGATGTTGAGACTATCTCTACCGGATCACTTTCTTTAGATGTTGCACTCGGTGCCGGTGGACTTCCTTTAGGACGTATCGTTGAGATTTACGGACCAGAATCTTCGGGTAAGACAACACTGACGTTAGAGGTCATTGCTGCCGCACAACGCCAAGGTAGAGTATGTGCCTTTATCGATGCAGAGCATGCGTTAGACCCTATATATGCTAAAAAGTTAGGTGTCGATATCGATAACCTACTCTGTTCTCAGCCAGATACTGGTGAGCAGGCGTTAGAGATCTGTGATGCCTTGACCCGTTCTGGTGCCGTCGATGTCATCGTCGTCGATTCGGTTGCGGCCTTGACACCGAAAGCTGAGATTGAAGGGGAAATCGGTGATTCACACATGGGGCTTGCGGCCCGTATGATGAGTCAGGCGATGCGTAAGCTTGCCGGTAACCTGAAGCAGACCAATACCATGCTTATCTTCATCAACCAGATCCGTATGAAGATTGGTGTAATGTTCGGTAACCCTGAAACCACAACCGGTGGTAATGCACTTAAGTTTTACGCTTCTGTTCGCCTCGATATTCGCCGTATCGGTGCAATCAAAGATCGTGACGAAGTTATCGGTAACGAGACCCGTGTCAAAGTGGTTAAAAACAAGATAGCAGCACCATTTAAACAGGCTGAATTCCAAATTCTTTATGGAAAAGGCATCAACCGTACTGGTGAACTCGTCGACCTTGGTGTGATACATAAATTAGTCGAGAAAGCGGGTGCCTGGTACAGCTATAAAGGCAATAAAATTGGTCAGGGCCGTGCAAATGCAGGTAAGTATCTAATTGAACATCCTGAAATTGCGGAAGAAATTGAAACTGCACTTCGTGGCATGTTACTCGCATCTCCCGATGCGGCTGAATCAGCGACTGGTGATGAGAATGTGGATCTCGAGACTGGTGAAGTATTCTAG